The stretch of DNA TGCTTTGGCCGGCTGCGCTTCATCGGCGCGGAAGAAATGCGGGATTTCCCGCATACCGATGCTGGAAGCCGCTGATGATGGCATGAAAATATCCGCCGCCAGGCAGCTGGGCGCGTGCGGCGGAGCCGCCGCGATGGAACCGCTGTCAGCGCTGCTGGGTTCTGGTTCCGAACCGGTGCGCGACGCGGCGGTGAACGCGATCGCTTCAATAGGCGGCGACAGCGCCGCCGAACCGCTTTCCACGGCGCTGCGGCAGGACAAGGCCGGCTCCGTCCGGCTTGCGGCGGCGCAAGGACTGGCTCAGTATCAGGACGGGCGCGCCGAACGCGCGCTGGTGCGCGCGCTGGTGTTCGATCCGCGCCAGGACGTGCGAGCCGAGGCCGCCGCCGCGCTTGAAAGCTGCTGCGCGGCAAAACAGTATCCGGTGGTCTACACCGGCACGGACGACTGGGGCGAC from Elusimicrobiaceae bacterium encodes:
- a CDS encoding HEAT repeat domain-containing protein; this translates as MAEIFYILVTMKKFLFLLLIAALAGCASSARKKCGISRIPMLEAADDGMKISAARQLGACGGAAAMEPLSALLGSGSEPVRDAAVNAIASIGGDSAAEPLSTALRQDKAGSVRLAAAQGLAQYQDGRAERALVRALVFDPRQDVRAEAAAALESCCAAKQYPVVYTGTDDWGDPGILVEVAGPPGELATTAAGALAFALFNDPSYLVRTACARALSRSETQGAQAALVQALGSDNSARVRSEAAAALGNMGDMDAEPALIAAQNDTDQQVRDSASLALANLTERF